From the genome of Glycine soja cultivar W05 chromosome 14, ASM419377v2, whole genome shotgun sequence:
CAGGGCTTGTTTCACAGTTTTGGGTTCAGGATGAGCAACAAATAAAGAAGGATGCAGTCTAGGATTGTGAATTCTAGACTTGGACCTTGTTTGCATAGGATGAGTGTTAGCAGGGATAGAATTAGGTATTGGAACAGACTCAGAAGAAGGTTCACTAAGGGTGGTGGACTTTGAAGTTTGAGGATGGACAGAGGTAGACTTAGAAGAAGTGGATGGATGGGAGACAAGAAGGGAGACTGTAGGAGGGTGAAGTGGAATAGGGGAAAAACCAGGGGAAACACAAGGTGCAGAAGGGGAATGAGGAGACAGTTGAGAAGATTGAGGTGTAGGAACCACATAGGGTAGAGACAGGTTAGGATTAAGAATGAAATAAGAATCAAGACTCTTTATTGAGTTAGAAGAGGAGGGAAATAAGTCAGAGTAAGGAAACCTCTATTCATTAAACAAAACATCTTCGGAAATGTAAATTTTGTCAGTTGAAGACAGACATATATAGCCTTTGCGAGAGGAGGAATACCCCAAAAACAGACACTCTTGAGAAGAAAAGTTAAGTTTGTGTGTATGGTAAGGCCTCAACAAAGGAAAACAGGCACAACCAAAGGTTttaagaaattgaaaatcaGGGTCCTTGTTGAAAAGAGTAACAAAAGAAATGGCAAAGTCGAGGGAAGCAGTAGGAAGTCTATTAATTAAATAGACAACAGTAGTAAAGGTGTAGTCCCAAATCTGTAAGGGTAAAGATGCATGGTGTAACAATGTAAGGCCCAAGTCAACTATATGTCTGGGTTTTCTTTCAACCACACCATTTTGATGATAAGTGTGGGAACAAATGAGTCTGTGAGAGATGCCATAGGAGGTTAGTAGAGCAGAGAAAGGTCTGCGTTTATCCCCAGTCAGATTCAACACTTTTCATTTTAGTGTTAAGTTGTAGTTCAACCATTGATTTAAAAGCTTGAAAAACAGAAAGAGTTCAATCATTGGTTTAAAAGCTTGAAATATCCAAGTGTACCCAAAAAAGGCATCAATAAAGGATACATAAGTATTTAAAACCAGCATAGGAAGTCAAGTGAGAGGGTCCCCACAAATATGTGAAAATAAGCTCCAAAGGAGAGTAAACAGAAGTAGAAGTGTGAGATGGTAATCTGTGAGACTTTCCCATGCAACAGGAGGAGCAAAAGTTTGAAATTTTCTAATTAGATGGGGAAATATTACAATGATTGAAGATTAGCTTCATTACATGACTATTAGGATGACCTAACCTAGCATGCCAAAGACTAACAGTACTAGGCAAAGAAACAACAAGATTGGAAGCTACATTAGAGTTTTTATTAACAGCAGTAGCTGTACTAGTCAATCCATTATCTGAAGTTGATGTTGAAGTAGACAACAACAGGGGAGAGTTGTCTTGAAGCTTGAGGTTATGAAAAGAGTAAAGACCAACAACACCAATAACTCCTTGAAGAAGGAGTTTATTGGTCTCCTGAGATTTCTCAAAATAGAAGTGAGggtgaaattaaaagaaaacaaaattatcttTAGCAAACTGACTCACTCAACAAATTTTTTGATATTGAAGAAACATGTAATAACTTGGGAAGTTTAAAGGTTATGTGAGAGTCATTAGGGGACACAAGAAGAGGAACCAACACCAGAGATACTTAAACCTTCACCATTTCCTATGAAAATTTGATCAAGTCCATCTAAGTGAGTGAATTGCTTGATATTTTGTGATTCACCAGTCACATGTAAGCTAGCACTAGAGTCTGGAATCCAAGTGGAGCTAGCATGACCATTTCTATGAGAGGAGGAATTGGTAAGCATAGCACTGGGTTGATTGGATGTTGGAACAGTAGGCTTGGAATTGGGATTAGTCCAAGTATTGGAAGTTCTGACAGAACCAGAGGAGTAGGGAATTGGTTGAAGGGTGGCAGGATCAAAGAAAGTGAATGATTTATGAGGCTGAAAACTCATTAGACCAAAAGTGACAGACATTTGCAATGTGGCCGTATTTAAGGCAAATCTGACACTGAAAATTGGCAAACCGGCCACCATCTCGACCCTTGCTGGAGCCACCACGACTATGTTTGGCACCGCAATCAGGAAAACTGTCACAACCATCACGGCTGCGGCCATACGCTCCTCTAGAGCCGCCAAAATCACCAGATTTGTATGAATTGGAGTGCGAATAGCCTTGAGCCCTTGACTGTAATTCTAGGATGGAGAACTCAGCGCTTGAGTTTCTTTATTGTAGCGAACAAGGTGAGTTTCATGACCGTAAAACAAGGCCTCAATCTCGGCGATGGACGGAGTACGCTTCTTGCTCTCAATGACAGAGATCACCAGCGCATAATCGGACGGGAGTCCTTCAAGAAGCGCGCACATATTTCTCATGATGAACTGAAACTCTAACACCAACAAGCTCATAGATATTCATCAATGGATTTACCTTAAAACGAAACTGCATGAGATTTCGTATGGAGGTTAAAATACTTGTGAATCTTTTGCCAAACTTGAAAGGAATGATTCGAACCAAGGACACACGACAGAACTGACTTCGAGAGAGTGGATTGAAGCCAAACAAGGAGTGTTTGGTCCTGAACTTCCCAAGCTTCTTACTCAGGATTCACACGATCAGCTATGCGATCATCTTCCGTGAGATAGTGAGGCGGAACAATTGGATTGACGACGAAACACTGTAGTTTAAGCTATTTGAGAACCGGTTCGACATGCTGTCACCAATGGAGATAGTTCGAATCATTGAGCTTCTTGGTGATGGAGTTTGGAAAGGATTGATAGACAAAATTCAAAGGAGCGGAAGCCATGGATGAACGGATTTGGAACTTGTGAAGACATGAACACTACGAAAAATTGGCTCTAGATACCATCTTTGATAAAATGAGAGtaagaaagaaaatttagagagagaacTGATATTATTTCGCACTAAAAGAAGTCAGTTATAGTTAGTTACAAAAGAAgtatatatagacctttgaACCTCTGAACTAATAGTAACAGAAACTAACTGCCTAACAGCAGTGGGGTGCTGTTAGCAAAAGCTAACAGCCCTTACGAGCATATTACCTACTGCCTAACACCAGTGAGGTGCTGTTAGCAAAAGCAAACAGCCCTTACGAGCATATTACCTACTGCCTAACACCAGTGAGGTGCTGTTAGCAAAAGCTAACAGCCCTTACAAACATATTACAAAACTGTTTTCACAGTTATACAAACATATACTCGAATAAATTGGAATGCATCAGAAAACTGAATGGTGCCTGAATGTGTAGCTGTTACCAAAGTGCCATTGGATTGGGAAACATAACAGTGATTGGTTTTATGGTATGAGAGGTGACAAAGTAAGACGTGGTATGAGTGACATGGTCTGTGGCACCAGTATCAAGTATCCCTTTGGAAGAACTGGGAACAAAATTACCTTGACTTGTGTTTAGGATTTGCTGCTATGTGAGTATTGTACTTGATTCGGATTTTGTAAAGTTAGTTATTCAGCTGTCCTTGACGGCTGGCACCTAACTAACTAGAAACTTGCTGTGCAAGCCTTAGAATCTTCCTCTACAAGCTTGTGTAACTTGCTCTGCAAGTCTCACAGCTCTATATAAGCTACAGTGTAACTGAAAACAGTTGGGAATAATATCAGAGTTCATAGATTTCacaaattctctctctctctcactcactttttctctctctcttttcgaTTATTCTTTTCTATTTGCTGCTGAGTAGATGACTCACCGACAAAGTGGGAATTGGTTTGGAGGACTATGTGAGGTTGGATCTTGCTGTGTTGCAGGCTTGCAGCATGCTTAGCAGCTGTTGCACTTGTTCAAGAGTGAATTGACTTGTGTATTGTTGTTGGTTGGTTGGTGGTATCTTTCTGAATTGACCGAGGCAAAGTTTTATCAGTTTCAAGTGAATTTGCTCCTTCCTCTGACACTGTGCAACTATTTACAGTGCTTATCCTTAGGCTTATAGCCAGGGGGTAAACAATGCTTAACCCAACACTGACTACAGTTTGGCCATGTTTATTACAGTAGGCACACTGCTTGCTTGTGTAATTGTTACTTCTTCCATGAGAAGATCGACTTCCTCCTCTTCCATTTCCTCTTCCCTGTGGTTTCCAACCATTTTGATTCTCAATGGAGCTAGAAAGAACTCTAGAATTATTAAGACTACCTCCAGTCAGTTGTCTTTCTTGTtgcaaaacaagaaaatatactCTGTTGATTGATGGTAAAGGCTCCATCAACAATATTTGTGTTTTCATAGAATTGTAGACCTCTGCCTATCCTTTTAGAAAACTCATCACATTCTCTGAATCCCTGTATTGTTTCACTGTCTTCACTAAATTGCAGCTACAGCGAACCGCACAAGTGCAGCTCAGAGTAGGTTGCAACTCCTCCAACTCGTCCCACAAGGTCTCCAACTCGTCTCATGcgaaatgatcacctttcaaaatTGCCCTTTCAGATCTTCCCATAGCATTCTGGCATCGTCAATATACACCTTGCTTGGTGCTATTTTTGGAATTTGGGTTCTAGTGATACAAGAAATCACCATGACATTGCATCGTTCCCATGCATCATAGATCGAACTACTCTGATACGGAATAGAAATCGTTTGGTCAACGAACTTAAACTTATTCTTTGACAGCAAAGCTCTTCTCATGGCACGATTCTATGAATTTTTTAGCCATTCAAAGGTGGAGTAACAAGAACCATACCTGGATTCTCTCCAGGATGCTGATAATAGGGACTTGAAACCTTCTGCAATTCATCGAGAGCATTTTGCAATTCTGATTCTGCATTTTTCATGATCGAAAGACCTAAAAGAAACAAGACGAAGAAGAGTGTTTGACTTGCTGAGGATGCTAATGGTGCGGAAGCAAATCTGATACCATATTACGTTTAGAGAAGAATGAGTAAAGTTGCATTGAGTCAAGGGAGAATTACAGCTTATATAGTTAGTTAGTGTTAACTCTAACTGCAACTGACTAAACTGAATCTATACAAGTCATAACGGAAAACTAATTGTTCACATAACAGTGGTTATTACTTATCCTAACAAATTTGgtagtaaaaaatgaaaagtatttATTTCTCTTGTTAAGGGGTGCTGCACTATCTAATGCACTTTGTTTGTCATGCTCTCCCCGGTTAGTTAAAAGAATAAACTATCAATGTATGAACTTTTCTCCTAAATAGTCTTTAAGATAAcgaaattatataaatagttcctaaattattgacattttagTCTCTAACTTTTACTAGCATTGAGGGACTGATTTGAAAGATTTTTCAATAGAGACAATGTTGCATGATTCCTAATACTCAAGGTAATTATTTTACTGTAGAGACTTTACAGATTATTTAGGAGAGTAGTACTTTAAGGATGAAATTGATGGATTATTCTTGTTAAAATTCattgaaaactacaaaattatgagtgagattcattaaataagaagtggatcctcacaattttgtgattttcatcaaattttgtTCTAAGAGAGTATTAGAAAGAGTACACTACATAGTGTCTTACTAGCATTTGTCTTGTTTTAATGGGTGTGACCTCTGCTTTCAGCTATACATAGAGCTGCAGGCCCACAACTTGTTGAAGCATGCCGCACTGTACCTGAAATTAGGCCTGGAGTTCGGTGCCCCACAGGGGAAGCCAGGATCACACCGTGAGTTCTTCTATTTTAGCACATGTAGATGTGCTTATCAAAATACTTCTAGAATTGAAAAAGTTTGGTCTTTACtttttagaaattgaagcttGTTTACAAAAGCTAAAATCACCTTAACAAGCTCTGCTTGTCTCTCAGACCATATAGTTGTTAATCTGCAGTGGTTTTATGCTGCCTGCTTCTCATGTTATTCACACTGTTGGCCCAATATACAGTGCTGATATTAATCCTGCTGCCTCTCTGGCAAGTGCTTACAGGTAGTCTTTTTAAAGATGTGCTTGTGCAGCTATTTTTCATCGTCTTTGAATCagcaatatatatttcattttgtgTTTTGATTCGTAGTCATTACACTTGATTGAGACATTTGTATTGTCTAATTGATTTCCAGGAATACTTTGATGGTTGCGAAAGAAAACAACATTCAGTATATAGCATTCCCAGCCATATCATGTGGTGTCTATGGGTAGGTTTATATGCTGACAAACACTCGCATGCCATTCTAATTTAGCCATTCTTCATATGTTGATCATCAGCATTGGTCCCATGGCAAGAGAAGAATAGTGTGAAACTTAAGGTTTGCGACATAGCCTGAGATCTAATTGTCTTTCATGGTGGAATCCTGAACAAAGTTATTTCCATCATGgctattcatttaaaaaatttgatcagTGGAACAAAACAAAGCTAAAAATGCTGGAAAAATTCATGGCAGGATACCTGTCCAAGTAATACGATAGCCATGCTATTTGTTATGATGACTAATATAATCTGTTCTCAAACCTAATAATTTCAATCTGTTGCCTCTCAAATCTAGTGCTCCCTTTGATTTTTTAGTAGACCCAAGACTTTTCATTACAATTGTATAACGCCGCTTTGTTTCAGATACCCTTATGATGAAGCTGCTACAGTGGCAATTTCTACCATCAAAGAATTTCCAAATGACTTTAAGGAGGTAAGACATTACATATTTAATTGGTCTGAATTTTTGTATGAATAAATATACATTTCAAATAGATGTGACTGTGGCTTTGTCTTTGAGTTTCATTGAAGTTTGACAAATTTAAGACCCAAAGTGTAGCACTATGATCACTTCAATTTCATTGTGTTTGGAATCTCTAAGCTTGTCTTTGGTAGAGGGAGGAAGGAGAGAAATAGAGAATAAATGTGGAGGGTCCAACGTGGGTCCCACACTTTCAAATATCTCTCTTCTATTTCCATCCTCTCAATCAAACACGCCATAAAAGGTGGaatttatttgatatgttttaGTAATTAAATCCAGTCAAAACTAACCAGATTTGAGTGAAATTTTAGATATATAGAACTGTaatcaaaatgttttcaaaaatcaaatattcttTTTGAATAACATTTTGAaggattttatttcaaaatcatgttagTTCCTATTTCAGATCTTGTCAAATTTATTTCCCACTTGTTTTAATTGGAGTTGATATGTGCTGGATCCATGTCTATTCAATGCTATTACAAATTGCTTTTGcgtcattttgaatttttgacaTGAAAATCTTTCAGTACGTGGATCTGAAACATGTGTCCAAACACGTTATtcatttaaaatcaaatcaattctTATTTTGCAACTTTTCAGGAAAGATAGcatttatttaaatcaattcCCAATTTTGTGGTTCCAAATATCCTTACACTTGTAGATACTAATGATAAATTTTTGTAGCTAATAAGATGGTGTTTCTGTGATTAGGGTTTTGGAATAAGTAATTACGTTTAAATGTTTATTTCAGGTCCACTTTGTTCTATTCTCCCCTGATATTTATGACATTTGGTCAAACAAGGTGGAGGAGTTGTTGAAAGATTAATATGCTGTGAGTATctacaatttaaaattatttacttatctttaattaaatataaatgtttttaattatatacttatcgtcaatttaaatttgaaggACGCATTAAGGAGCTTCTGGTATGGGATAATGCGGTGTGGAAGTCTGGTTTGTGCAGTATATGGAATATTATGcagcaattttgttttttttcttcagatcCGTGTGTTGCTACGGTCTAAGGATAAATGAGATCTATGGTGTGTGTGTGGTTGGGCGGGGGGTTATGATGGGTTGTGGACTAATTTTTATGTGTAGCTGAGGGTGTAtagttgcaatttttttaagggTACTGTGCTTTGAAAATATTCTGTACTCGTTGTTAAACAGAGTTACGAAATTctgtttttcctttaaaaaaaatgttttaaattaggGTATAGATTTATTATTACTTTCCAAAAAATTATAGTATGAGTAGTGTGATTATGTTTTGGGGGGTTTTAAGTCAAGACGAGGTTTGTGGAAACAAAATTACATGGAAAAAAACCCAAGTCAAGGATTGATATGGAAACCACTAGCACGACACAAGGTTTGCGTGAGGTCGTAGATAGCACCACACAAGGCCGTATTTTGTTTTGTAGGAGTAAGAGGATTTGATGAGGAATAGAGGCTTGAATAACTATATTAGAATAAAAACAGAAATGTaatctaataattttatatgcaGTCACATTGTTTAAGATAAGGACAGAAACTTgacttaataattttataagctGTCACATTTTCTATTTCATCTCTTAACTTCCAAATGGTGGGAGAACGAATTCATCTCTTACCTCCCAAATGATATTTATGTACCACGATATTGATTAGTTTTTAATTCAATGGTTAGGTGATACTTATGGTctttgacttaaaaaaaaagtgggaggaaaacaaaaatgagattaaccaactataaaaaaatataattttattccattgcatgtaatttttttacaaatccaAACTAAGATATAATTTGATTCGAGTTTTCCTCCTCTCACTAATTCATAGCCTTTTGTCTCCTAGAAGCAAGGTATCCCTAACAAATATATGCCACCTTCCTCCaatcaattattttgaattcttaGCTGATTCTACTAGCTATTTTGTCTAGCGACTAAGACCTCTAGCACCACGGTTGG
Proteins encoded in this window:
- the LOC114385360 gene encoding uncharacterized protein LOC114385360 → MRAIFSGSRFALKFGWNTTSKGNLSLRRFRLCASAMDAAATVGRVSNGGGVVRFPLSASSALFMQKGDITKWSIDGSTDAIVNPANERMLGGGGADGAIHRAAGPQLVEACRTVPEIRPGVRCPTGEARITPGFMLPASHVIHTVGPIYSADINPAASLASAYRNTLMVAKENNIQYIAFPAISCGVYGYPYDEAATVAISTIKEFPNDFKEVHFVLFSPDIYDIWSNKVEELLKD